A window of the Penaeus monodon isolate SGIC_2016 chromosome 11, NSTDA_Pmon_1, whole genome shotgun sequence genome harbors these coding sequences:
- the LOC119578698 gene encoding renalase-like isoform X3, whose translation MMTRVLLVGGGLTSALTGAILRRELPHVELVLWDKSRGAGGRMATSRSPHDKECTVDLGAQYISATPEYAKLHTTYYEELINAGVLAPLTTKVVGMKVTDEGTKHYVTPSGVSSIVKHFMKEADIDAKFGHHVSSIETNGDKWNVKTQQGEDDNFDAVVLTMPVPQLFGLTGSVKELLEKDEKVRSNLLAVDYSSRYALGLFYEKGTTISLKDSEASAQYVTNDPVIRFVAIDNQKRGAEGNAPSVVIHTSVPFGKAHVEKTPEQVQPMLVKRVQEMFPEWPEPNFIKCQKWRFSQVSSAYPGLPGCVMLSDGLVVGGDGFTHSNMDGCIESAKAIAAAVVQ comes from the exons ATGATGACACGTGTACTCTTGGTAGGAGGAGGCCTTACCAGTGCTCTTACAGGTGCTATATTGAGAAGAGAACTTCCGCACGTGGAGTTGGTGTTATGGGACAAATCCAGAGGGGCAG GAGGACGGATGGCCACTAGCCGGAGTCCCCATGATAAGGAATGCACAGTAGACTTGGGTGCTCAGTATATATCTGCAACTCCCGAATACGCAAAACTTCATACtac TTATTATGAAGAATTGATAAATGCAGGAGTGTTAGCGCCACTAACTACAAAAGTAGTAGGCATGAAAGTCACAGACGAAGGCACAAAGCATTATGTAACACCAAGTGGAGTATCATCCATTGTGAAACACTTTATGAAAGAAGCTGACATTGATGCAAA ATTCGGCCACCATGTTAGCAGTATAGAAACAAATGGTGACAAATGGAACGTCAAAACTCAGCAGGGAGAAGACGATAACTTTGATGCTGTTGTACTCACCATGCCTGTGCCACAGCTGTTTGGCCTTACTGGATCTGTTAAGGAACTTTTAG AAAAGGATGAGAAAGTACGCTCAAATTTACTGGCAGTTGATTATAGTTCTCGTTATGCATTAGGCCTTTTCTATGAAAAGGGCACAACCATTAGCTTAAAGGACAGTGAAGCATCGGCCCAATATGTTACGAATGATCCAGTTATTCGCTTTGTTGCAATTGATAATCAGAAGCGAGGTGCAG AAGGTAATGCTCCTTCAGTTGTGATACATACTTCAGTGCCTTTTGGCAAAGCTCACGTGGAAAAGACTCCAGAGCAGGTGCAGCCTATGCTAGTTAAGCGTGTCCAGGAAATGTTCCCTGAGTGGCCAGAACCAAATTTCATTAAGTGCCAGAAATGGAGATTTTCTCAG GTTTCTTCAGCCTATCCTGGTCTCCCCGGATGTGTAATGCTCTCTGATGGCTTAGTAGTTGGAGGAGATGGTTTTACTCATTCCAACATGGATGGCTGTATAGAATCTGCCAAGGCCATTGCAGCTGCTGTTGTCCA GTAA
- the LOC119578698 gene encoding renalase-like isoform X1: MMTRVLLVGGGLTSALTGAILRRELPHVELVLWDKSRGAGGRMATSRSPHDKECTVDLGAQYISATPEYAKLHTTYYEELINAGVLAPLTTKVVGMKVTDEGTKHYVTPSGVSSIVKHFMKEADIDAKFGHHVSSIETNGDKWNVKTQQGEDDNFDAVVLTMPVPQLFGLTGSVKELLEKDEKVRSNLLAVDYSSRYALGLFYEKGTTISLKDSEASAQYVTNDPVIRFVAIDNQKRGAEGNAPSVVIHTSVPFGKAHVEKTPEQVQPMLVKRVQEMFPEWPEPNFIKCQKWRFSQVSSAYPGLPGCVMLSDGLVVGGDGFTHSNMDGCIESAKAIAAAVVQYVSKCKHMMSKV, from the exons ATGATGACACGTGTACTCTTGGTAGGAGGAGGCCTTACCAGTGCTCTTACAGGTGCTATATTGAGAAGAGAACTTCCGCACGTGGAGTTGGTGTTATGGGACAAATCCAGAGGGGCAG GAGGACGGATGGCCACTAGCCGGAGTCCCCATGATAAGGAATGCACAGTAGACTTGGGTGCTCAGTATATATCTGCAACTCCCGAATACGCAAAACTTCATACtac TTATTATGAAGAATTGATAAATGCAGGAGTGTTAGCGCCACTAACTACAAAAGTAGTAGGCATGAAAGTCACAGACGAAGGCACAAAGCATTATGTAACACCAAGTGGAGTATCATCCATTGTGAAACACTTTATGAAAGAAGCTGACATTGATGCAAA ATTCGGCCACCATGTTAGCAGTATAGAAACAAATGGTGACAAATGGAACGTCAAAACTCAGCAGGGAGAAGACGATAACTTTGATGCTGTTGTACTCACCATGCCTGTGCCACAGCTGTTTGGCCTTACTGGATCTGTTAAGGAACTTTTAG AAAAGGATGAGAAAGTACGCTCAAATTTACTGGCAGTTGATTATAGTTCTCGTTATGCATTAGGCCTTTTCTATGAAAAGGGCACAACCATTAGCTTAAAGGACAGTGAAGCATCGGCCCAATATGTTACGAATGATCCAGTTATTCGCTTTGTTGCAATTGATAATCAGAAGCGAGGTGCAG AAGGTAATGCTCCTTCAGTTGTGATACATACTTCAGTGCCTTTTGGCAAAGCTCACGTGGAAAAGACTCCAGAGCAGGTGCAGCCTATGCTAGTTAAGCGTGTCCAGGAAATGTTCCCTGAGTGGCCAGAACCAAATTTCATTAAGTGCCAGAAATGGAGATTTTCTCAG GTTTCTTCAGCCTATCCTGGTCTCCCCGGATGTGTAATGCTCTCTGATGGCTTAGTAGTTGGAGGAGATGGTTTTACTCATTCCAACATGGATGGCTGTATAGAATCTGCCAAGGCCATTGCAGCTGCTGTTGTCCAGTATGTTAGTAAAT GTAAACACATGATGTCGAAGGTCTAA
- the LOC119578698 gene encoding renalase-like isoform X2, translating into MMTRVLLVGGGLTSALTGAILRRELPHVELVLWDKSRGAGGRMATSRSPHDKECTVDLGAQYISATPEYAKLHTTYYEELINAGVLAPLTTKVVGMKVTDEGTKHYVTPSGVSSIVKHFMKEADIDAKFGHHVSSIETNGDKWNVKTQQGEDDNFDAVVLTMPVPQLFGLTGSVKELLEKDEKVRSNLLAVDYSSRYALGLFYEKGTTISLKDSEASAQYVTNDPVIRFVAIDNQKRGAEGNAPSVVIHTSVPFGKAHVEKTPEQVQPMLVKRVQEMFPEWPEPNFIKCQKWRFSQVSSAYPGLPGCVMLSDGLVVGGDGFTHSNMDGCIESAKAIAAAVVQYVNT; encoded by the exons ATGATGACACGTGTACTCTTGGTAGGAGGAGGCCTTACCAGTGCTCTTACAGGTGCTATATTGAGAAGAGAACTTCCGCACGTGGAGTTGGTGTTATGGGACAAATCCAGAGGGGCAG GAGGACGGATGGCCACTAGCCGGAGTCCCCATGATAAGGAATGCACAGTAGACTTGGGTGCTCAGTATATATCTGCAACTCCCGAATACGCAAAACTTCATACtac TTATTATGAAGAATTGATAAATGCAGGAGTGTTAGCGCCACTAACTACAAAAGTAGTAGGCATGAAAGTCACAGACGAAGGCACAAAGCATTATGTAACACCAAGTGGAGTATCATCCATTGTGAAACACTTTATGAAAGAAGCTGACATTGATGCAAA ATTCGGCCACCATGTTAGCAGTATAGAAACAAATGGTGACAAATGGAACGTCAAAACTCAGCAGGGAGAAGACGATAACTTTGATGCTGTTGTACTCACCATGCCTGTGCCACAGCTGTTTGGCCTTACTGGATCTGTTAAGGAACTTTTAG AAAAGGATGAGAAAGTACGCTCAAATTTACTGGCAGTTGATTATAGTTCTCGTTATGCATTAGGCCTTTTCTATGAAAAGGGCACAACCATTAGCTTAAAGGACAGTGAAGCATCGGCCCAATATGTTACGAATGATCCAGTTATTCGCTTTGTTGCAATTGATAATCAGAAGCGAGGTGCAG AAGGTAATGCTCCTTCAGTTGTGATACATACTTCAGTGCCTTTTGGCAAAGCTCACGTGGAAAAGACTCCAGAGCAGGTGCAGCCTATGCTAGTTAAGCGTGTCCAGGAAATGTTCCCTGAGTGGCCAGAACCAAATTTCATTAAGTGCCAGAAATGGAGATTTTCTCAG GTTTCTTCAGCCTATCCTGGTCTCCCCGGATGTGTAATGCTCTCTGATGGCTTAGTAGTTGGAGGAGATGGTTTTACTCATTCCAACATGGATGGCTGTATAGAATCTGCCAAGGCCATTGCAGCTGCTGTTGTCCAGTAT GTAAACACATGA